A genome region from Leptospira langatensis includes the following:
- a CDS encoding ribonuclease R family protein: MKEKKKTDSSVTKKKKTVTSKTEPKSKRESSSKKKKDHKSSRSKKFEILPTEEKVVSTSTSSKGKKKQRQIETHKVEPVETYEEPKKKEHASPKSAKESFSQKLQKPFHKNRESHVPGHHTRHGDRRFGGQDWEREHEPGRKLLKFFRSKAGKVLSLQEVYSKFIAHAGQKKGYRRERWEAQEQKRSAEEILTFFEKEGLIEIQRKNIIVRESQTLQGTISLSKKGDGFAKLTTGTEVFIPSQYTSSAIQGDLVEILPTGIGRKGKLEGEVVSIIRRGRELYRMKVTEKSSKFIIGSFLDMDGDHKEGFLPRRSLLQDLQDEISTGDLIVVTLKEDSDQERNLYEVHFVRFESDTKEDTDLMRMLMKYNYNILYPEEVKLEQLPDEVEESSVDDWNSRVDLRELKCITIDGEYSKDFDDAISFIDEGKNIRFYVHIADVSHYVRPGSDLDAEAYGRATSVYLGSRVVPMLPPELSENLCSLVAQKNRLAFTVEMEADWSGNIFHAKFYKSVIRVEERYTYNKAEKEIQEEDPKNWIFQMMKFANILRKRRLDSGRVDLNLKETKVVTDSEHNVVEIKPVDRLQAHILIEEFMLSANIKVAEFIRKKDRPTLYRVHEPMDIEKLEMLNSFLRLNGINKQLHDTSYESIRSVLHVLEGSSAERLFNISLLRSFMQAYYSGEQLGHWGLGFKDYCHFTSPIRRYPDLVCHRVLESILLSDENPYDAEEIKVMGLHTSHEERKATDAERDYYKLKACRFLEKTGLKEFTATLVGFRSAFAFVELNNPPVEAVISAIEFTDEGELQAETDFSFYSKKYTKQYSLGETFEVELDRIDFEEIKIYVKMKKFQKKG; this comes from the coding sequence ATGAAAGAAAAAAAGAAAACCGATAGTTCGGTAACCAAAAAGAAAAAAACCGTAACGTCAAAAACGGAACCTAAATCTAAGAGAGAATCATCTTCCAAAAAGAAGAAGGACCATAAAAGCTCTCGGTCCAAGAAATTCGAGATCCTTCCTACAGAAGAGAAAGTTGTAAGTACGTCTACTTCTTCAAAAGGGAAAAAGAAGCAAAGACAGATCGAAACCCATAAAGTCGAGCCTGTAGAGACCTACGAAGAACCCAAGAAGAAGGAACATGCATCTCCTAAGTCTGCAAAGGAATCTTTTTCCCAGAAACTGCAGAAGCCATTTCACAAAAATAGGGAATCCCACGTTCCCGGTCATCATACTAGACATGGAGATCGGAGATTTGGAGGACAGGATTGGGAAAGAGAACATGAACCCGGTCGCAAACTACTAAAATTCTTTAGATCCAAGGCGGGCAAAGTCCTCTCCTTGCAAGAAGTCTATTCCAAGTTTATTGCTCATGCAGGTCAGAAGAAAGGATATCGTAGAGAGAGATGGGAAGCTCAGGAACAGAAGCGTTCCGCCGAAGAGATACTCACCTTCTTCGAAAAGGAAGGCTTAATAGAGATCCAGAGAAAGAATATCATTGTTCGAGAAAGCCAAACCCTGCAAGGAACGATCTCTTTAAGCAAGAAGGGAGATGGCTTCGCAAAACTTACTACGGGCACAGAAGTCTTTATCCCGAGCCAGTATACTTCGTCCGCGATCCAAGGAGACTTGGTAGAGATCCTACCTACAGGCATTGGTCGTAAAGGAAAGTTAGAAGGAGAAGTGGTCTCTATCATTCGTAGAGGAAGAGAACTCTATAGAATGAAGGTCACAGAGAAGAGTTCTAAGTTTATCATCGGCTCCTTTTTAGATATGGATGGGGACCATAAAGAAGGGTTTCTTCCTCGTAGGAGTTTATTGCAAGATCTTCAAGATGAGATCTCCACCGGAGACTTGATCGTAGTCACTCTGAAAGAAGATTCGGATCAAGAGAGAAATCTATACGAGGTGCATTTTGTTCGCTTCGAATCGGATACCAAGGAAGACACGGATCTGATGAGAATGCTTATGAAATACAATTATAATATTCTTTATCCGGAAGAAGTGAAACTGGAGCAGCTTCCCGACGAAGTAGAAGAATCCTCGGTAGATGATTGGAATTCTAGAGTAGATCTAAGAGAACTCAAATGCATTACCATAGACGGTGAATATTCCAAGGATTTTGACGATGCGATCTCCTTTATAGACGAAGGTAAGAATATCCGATTCTATGTGCATATCGCTGACGTTTCTCATTATGTAAGGCCCGGCTCCGATCTGGATGCGGAAGCTTACGGAAGGGCAACTTCCGTCTATTTAGGAAGTAGAGTGGTTCCCATGCTTCCTCCAGAGCTCTCCGAGAATCTTTGTAGTCTCGTAGCTCAAAAGAATCGTTTGGCATTTACGGTCGAGATGGAAGCGGACTGGAGTGGAAATATCTTTCACGCAAAATTCTATAAGTCCGTCATTCGAGTAGAAGAACGTTATACCTATAACAAAGCGGAGAAGGAGATCCAAGAAGAAGATCCTAAGAATTGGATCTTCCAGATGATGAAGTTTGCTAATATTCTTCGCAAGAGACGTTTGGATTCGGGAAGAGTGGATCTAAATCTGAAAGAGACTAAGGTGGTCACAGATTCGGAGCATAATGTGGTCGAGATCAAACCTGTAGATCGATTGCAGGCACATATCCTGATCGAAGAGTTCATGCTTTCCGCTAATATCAAGGTGGCGGAGTTCATCCGTAAGAAGGACCGCCCCACTCTCTATCGCGTTCACGAACCCATGGACATAGAAAAGCTGGAAATGCTGAATTCCTTCTTACGTTTGAATGGGATCAATAAGCAACTTCACGATACTAGTTACGAATCCATTCGTTCCGTGTTGCATGTATTAGAAGGAAGTTCTGCCGAGAGATTATTTAATATTTCTCTATTAAGAAGTTTTATGCAGGCATACTACTCCGGAGAGCAACTCGGCCACTGGGGACTTGGCTTTAAGGATTATTGCCATTTCACTTCTCCGATCCGCAGATATCCAGACCTTGTATGTCACAGAGTTTTGGAGAGCATTCTTCTTTCCGATGAGAATCCGTACGATGCCGAAGAAATCAAGGTTATGGGACTCCATACTTCTCACGAAGAAAGAAAGGCAACCGACGCAGAAAGGGATTATTATAAACTCAAGGCTTGCAGGTTCTTGGAGAAAACAGGACTTAAAGAATTCACTGCAACTCTTGTAGGATTCCGATCTGCATTTGCATTTGTGGAATTAAACAATCCTCCAGTAGAGGCTGTGATCTCTGCAATCGAATTTACCGACGAAGGCGAACTGCAGGCAGAGACAGACTTCTCTTTCTACTCTAAGAAATATACCAAACAGTATTCTTTAGGAGAAACTTTTGAAGTCGAACTAGATCGAATTGATTTCGAAGAAATCAAAATTTACGTTAAGATGAAGAAATTCCAAAAGAAAGGATAG
- a CDS encoding KpsF/GutQ family sugar-phosphate isomerase gives MSDILEKVKKALDTEIEAIAHFRQNLDPNVEKAVEMIFSSKGKTIITGVGKSGDVGKKIASTLSSTGTPSYFLHPSDAAHGDAGIIAPNDVVVAIGKSGESEELLNLLPTIKSIGAKLIGLTANPQSRLALDCDLVVLTPVLKEACPLELAPTSSTTIALMLGDAIAMALMELRNFQKEDFALYHPAGRLGKRLSLKVDDVMRKGEALAKIHPDANLDEVLSEITTKLVGATGVVNPEGDLLGFITDFDIRKLLKEGKFDKSTKAKDMMNPKPIVFESGIMAYDVLQSMERREKPISVAPILSKDGKLLGIVSIHDLLQKGL, from the coding sequence TTGAGTGATATATTAGAAAAAGTTAAAAAAGCCCTGGATACTGAAATTGAGGCGATTGCCCATTTTAGACAGAATCTGGATCCGAATGTGGAGAAGGCGGTAGAGATGATCTTTTCATCCAAGGGAAAGACGATCATTACCGGTGTGGGTAAATCGGGAGATGTGGGAAAGAAGATCGCATCCACACTTTCATCTACCGGAACTCCTTCCTATTTCCTGCATCCCTCCGACGCGGCCCACGGGGACGCGGGGATTATCGCTCCCAACGACGTGGTCGTTGCCATTGGCAAGAGCGGAGAAAGCGAGGAATTACTGAACCTTCTTCCAACCATAAAAAGCATCGGTGCTAAGCTCATCGGACTGACTGCCAATCCGCAGTCTAGACTAGCATTGGACTGCGACCTAGTGGTCCTCACTCCAGTTTTGAAGGAAGCCTGTCCCTTGGAATTAGCTCCAACTTCCAGTACTACAATCGCATTGATGTTAGGTGATGCCATCGCAATGGCTCTCATGGAACTCAGAAATTTCCAGAAAGAGGACTTCGCACTCTATCATCCTGCAGGCAGACTGGGAAAACGTCTCTCCTTGAAAGTGGACGATGTAATGCGGAAAGGAGAGGCACTCGCGAAGATCCATCCGGATGCGAACCTAGATGAAGTTCTTTCCGAGATCACTACCAAACTCGTAGGTGCGACCGGAGTCGTAAATCCGGAGGGAGATCTCTTAGGCTTCATTACCGATTTTGATATCCGCAAACTCCTGAAAGAAGGCAAATTCGATAAGAGCACAAAGGCAAAGGATATGATGAATCCGAAGCCGATCGTATTTGAAAGCGGGATCATGGCCTACGATGTATTGCAATCTATGGAAAGAAGAGAAAAGCCGATCTCCGTGGCCCCGATCCTTTCTAAGGATGGAAAATTGCTCGGGATTGTTTCTATCCATGACTTACTGCAAAAGGGTCTATAA
- a CDS encoding GMC family oxidoreductase, producing MGGIPAANDQIITPNKHAEIIKKEGIKDTWKLKTEAVVIGSGAGGAVVAATLAKAGWKVILIEEGSYFTPAKFTGDEFLSQARLYRDAGFIITEEQTLSILQGRSVGGSTTVNWQTSLYPPDYVTNEWDKRFGWKNYGRQEMDAFVSEVHERIGVHEVPPNLINPNNNTLMKGGKALGLHPEVLKNNNRGCIGLGRCGLGCPINAKQSAFLTWIPDAIEAGATVISNMRAQYIKEDGKVKTVIAEFTPDAYEKAPNQIIEKMVIEASVVIVSAGAIEGPALLQRSGLGNDWVGRNLKVHPTSVNFAIFDEKINMFSGPPQSAVIKDGHNQDNTGYGYWLEVAPFRPTLTSSLVPYYGQQQFDVMKKYPNMSGGIVLVRDGADGEANASVKWSLGRRKVYFELTPTDGKNLLKGLKSLAEVQVAAGAKAIVFPFPDMTEPMPVDKNSKFDWILEKSIEPGRIAVGSAHPHGSIQAADSPEKGAVDMDFQLYGHQNIFVMDASVYPTGLSVNPQITTMSVNLRAARALAARKAEVLGNK from the coding sequence ATGGGCGGAATTCCTGCTGCAAACGATCAGATCATTACTCCGAACAAACATGCGGAGATCATAAAAAAAGAAGGGATCAAGGACACTTGGAAACTGAAGACCGAGGCAGTAGTCATCGGTTCCGGGGCCGGAGGAGCGGTGGTCGCAGCCACTCTTGCGAAAGCAGGCTGGAAAGTGATCCTGATCGAAGAAGGTTCTTATTTTACTCCCGCGAAATTTACGGGAGACGAGTTTCTTTCTCAGGCTCGTCTTTATAGAGACGCAGGCTTTATCATTACGGAAGAGCAAACTCTTTCTATTTTACAGGGAAGATCCGTGGGTGGATCCACTACTGTGAACTGGCAGACCTCTCTCTATCCTCCCGATTACGTGACCAATGAATGGGACAAACGTTTCGGTTGGAAGAATTATGGAAGGCAGGAAATGGATGCATTCGTTTCCGAAGTACATGAGAGGATCGGGGTTCACGAGGTCCCTCCCAACCTGATCAACCCGAACAACAATACTCTTATGAAGGGTGGAAAGGCTTTAGGTCTGCATCCGGAAGTATTAAAGAATAATAATAGAGGTTGTATCGGTCTTGGCCGCTGCGGTTTGGGTTGTCCGATCAATGCGAAACAATCCGCATTCTTGACTTGGATCCCGGATGCCATCGAAGCCGGAGCGACTGTGATCTCCAATATGAGAGCACAGTACATCAAGGAAGATGGAAAAGTAAAAACGGTTATCGCAGAATTTACTCCGGACGCATATGAAAAGGCTCCTAATCAGATCATAGAAAAAATGGTGATCGAGGCTTCCGTAGTGATTGTGAGCGCAGGCGCTATCGAAGGACCTGCACTTCTTCAGAGGTCTGGCCTTGGAAACGATTGGGTGGGAAGGAACTTAAAAGTCCATCCGACTAGCGTGAACTTTGCGATCTTCGACGAGAAGATCAATATGTTCTCTGGCCCTCCGCAATCCGCAGTGATCAAAGATGGTCATAACCAGGACAATACCGGTTATGGATATTGGTTAGAAGTAGCCCCATTCCGCCCTACTCTTACGAGTTCCCTTGTTCCTTACTATGGACAACAGCAATTCGATGTAATGAAGAAGTATCCGAACATGAGCGGTGGTATCGTACTCGTTCGGGACGGAGCAGACGGTGAGGCGAATGCTTCCGTAAAATGGTCTTTAGGAAGAAGAAAGGTATATTTCGAATTAACTCCTACCGACGGAAAGAATCTACTGAAAGGACTTAAGTCTCTCGCAGAAGTGCAGGTTGCCGCAGGTGCAAAGGCGATCGTATTCCCATTCCCAGATATGACTGAACCTATGCCAGTGGATAAGAATTCGAAATTCGATTGGATCTTGGAGAAGAGTATAGAGCCAGGTAGGATTGCGGTAGGCTCCGCTCACCCTCACGGTTCCATCCAAGCTGCCGATTCTCCCGAGAAAGGAGCGGTGGATATGGACTTCCAACTGTACGGACATCAGAATATTTTCGTAATGGATGCTTCTGTCTATCCTACAGGCTTGTCTGTAAACCCTCAGATAACCACTATGAGTGTGAATTTAAGGGCAGCGAGAGCACTAGCTGCGAGAAAGGCGGAAGTTTTAGGAAATAAATAA
- a CDS encoding type I 3-dehydroquinate dehydratase, producing MEKKPEADFLEIRLDQFSSKEGNANKILKQIEKLNAACVLTYRQPEDSSLQSVGIWTQENVLPLINGLESEKHYIDLELDKDNSIFTNLDESRFGIIRSIHNFSGAPSREELLFYLNPVMEEVLATRKTELPFERIFKVAALPKSQAEIKSFLESCSYIASQCAKQNMPIGFCGILMGEEGQEYRIFPERIGSQFTYCCLGKPKAPGQVDLKTLLEKRSK from the coding sequence TTGGAAAAGAAACCGGAGGCGGATTTTCTAGAGATCCGTTTGGACCAATTTTCTTCCAAAGAAGGAAATGCGAACAAGATCCTAAAGCAGATCGAAAAGCTGAACGCTGCCTGCGTTCTAACGTATAGACAACCCGAAGATTCGAGTTTACAAAGCGTAGGCATCTGGACCCAGGAAAATGTACTACCCCTAATCAACGGCCTAGAATCAGAAAAACATTATATAGATCTGGAGCTGGATAAGGACAATTCCATATTCACGAATTTGGATGAGAGCCGATTCGGGATCATTCGTTCCATTCATAACTTTTCAGGTGCTCCAAGTAGAGAAGAGCTCCTATTCTATCTCAATCCTGTCATGGAAGAAGTTTTAGCAACTCGTAAGACAGAGCTTCCTTTTGAAAGGATATTTAAGGTAGCTGCCTTACCGAAATCTCAAGCTGAGATAAAGAGCTTCTTAGAATCTTGTTCTTATATAGCTTCTCAATGTGCAAAACAGAATATGCCCATCGGATTTTGCGGGATCCTAATGGGAGAAGAAGGGCAGGAATACAGGATATTTCCGGAAAGGATAGGATCCCAATTTACATATTGTTGTCTCGGAAAGCCCAAGGCGCCCGGGCAAGTGGACCTGAAAACTCTCTTGGAAAAAAGATCCAAGTAA
- the tsaB gene encoding tRNA (adenosine(37)-N6)-threonylcarbamoyltransferase complex dimerization subunit type 1 TsaB, which translates to MNKILFFDATNTWILVGCYSREEDGKLNVLSKYEELHNRESSTVLIAEIRNCLQKANWEKPDLIVTALGPGSFTGIRISVATARNLSQIWNIPAIGFDSLEIYTAHYFTENETAVSVSIEAKQSKIYFGLRDSRGYCGTLDIPPDLIPEKIPEDRLGSYITGLKFTDSPDLYPGQGMKENLPSPMASLLEKANELTKALSNPADYSYDRLVPHYLRGTYADDKPKVYYT; encoded by the coding sequence ATGAATAAGATCCTATTCTTTGACGCAACGAACACCTGGATCCTGGTAGGATGTTATTCTAGAGAAGAAGACGGAAAACTAAACGTTCTCTCCAAGTATGAGGAATTGCATAACAGAGAATCTTCCACAGTTCTGATTGCGGAGATCCGCAATTGTCTTCAAAAAGCGAATTGGGAAAAACCGGATCTGATCGTGACTGCTTTAGGTCCGGGCTCCTTTACAGGAATTCGTATCTCAGTCGCAACTGCCCGAAATCTCTCGCAGATCTGGAATATTCCAGCAATCGGGTTCGATAGTTTAGAGATATATACAGCGCATTACTTTACGGAGAATGAGACCGCGGTTTCCGTTTCTATAGAAGCGAAGCAGTCTAAAATATATTTCGGACTGAGAGATTCCAGAGGGTACTGCGGTACCTTGGATATTCCTCCGGACCTAATCCCTGAGAAAATACCCGAAGATAGATTAGGATCTTATATTACAGGACTGAAATTTACGGATTCTCCGGATCTGTATCCTGGCCAAGGAATGAAGGAGAACCTACCTTCCCCAATGGCAAGTTTATTAGAAAAAGCGAATGAGCTCACGAAGGCGCTTTCGAACCCGGCGGATTATTCGTATGATCGCTTGGTTCCCCATTATCTCCGCGGAACGTATGCGGATGATAAACCCAAGGTATACTATACATGA
- a CDS encoding tetratricopeptide repeat protein: MVDTGAGSLLLLLIFIISAPIFADLKDGKKAYSRKDYAEALKQFQKYNDGNPSSGEAWMYMGYIYESKKDYTKSIQAFKKAVSLNLAKKDLVNSLTKIILYHNYQRDYGEVISYSNRLLKIDPDLTHIQKIRAAAEERHSSGGSRRPVYHEDDSEQESVSSLEKKLRQNPSNKNIQWQLALSYYNEKEFSKSEKLLASLVSEEPDNIEFGYKYGAVLVRNGKYDEAIAVLNKVEPKIPSEREKLLHFTHLTQAAAYHKKRDFEEAAKYYRKAYNNKHTVQPLIGLTKIKWQLKDCEGAIKNAEKALEFGERTREIKMYIGLCKIQLGQKTEGYDLLKEVGAAIEKENPDMKDLPDVYYDGILKLARYYTNNGEYQKALRYFQSVQPDEEELREYRFYLGKTYYYTGSPDRAIGLLQKVSDSAAAYYLLAKCFAGKDDIDEAMSYIKKAGNTNSSFWGSAERDKAFQKYSNNENFRKFLETRGGTRDPKKVEPNADKEDGEGSSDD, encoded by the coding sequence ATGGTCGATACGGGAGCAGGTTCACTCCTCCTTCTTCTGATCTTTATTATATCTGCGCCTATCTTTGCGGATCTAAAGGATGGAAAGAAGGCTTACTCCAGAAAAGATTATGCAGAAGCCTTAAAACAATTCCAGAAATACAACGATGGCAACCCAAGTTCCGGAGAAGCTTGGATGTATATGGGCTATATCTACGAAAGTAAAAAGGATTATACTAAATCCATTCAAGCTTTCAAGAAAGCGGTCTCCTTAAACCTAGCTAAAAAAGATCTAGTAAATTCTCTCACCAAGATCATTCTCTATCATAATTACCAAAGAGACTACGGAGAAGTGATCTCTTATTCGAATCGCCTTCTTAAGATAGATCCGGATCTCACTCATATCCAAAAGATCAGAGCTGCCGCAGAAGAGAGACATTCTTCCGGAGGAAGTCGTAGACCTGTTTATCACGAAGATGATTCGGAGCAGGAAAGCGTTTCCAGTCTGGAAAAGAAGTTAAGGCAGAATCCGTCGAACAAGAATATCCAATGGCAGCTTGCATTATCTTATTATAATGAAAAAGAATTCTCTAAGTCCGAGAAATTACTCGCAAGCCTTGTGTCCGAAGAACCGGACAATATAGAATTCGGATACAAATACGGGGCAGTTCTGGTCCGCAATGGAAAATACGACGAGGCGATTGCAGTTCTGAACAAAGTAGAACCTAAGATCCCTTCCGAACGAGAAAAACTCTTACATTTCACTCATCTCACTCAGGCTGCTGCGTATCATAAAAAGAGAGATTTTGAGGAAGCGGCCAAATATTATCGCAAGGCATACAATAATAAACATACGGTCCAACCATTGATCGGACTGACCAAGATCAAATGGCAGCTTAAGGATTGCGAAGGTGCGATCAAGAACGCTGAAAAAGCACTCGAGTTTGGAGAAAGGACCAGAGAGATCAAAATGTATATCGGTCTCTGCAAGATCCAACTGGGACAAAAAACGGAAGGATACGATCTACTAAAAGAAGTTGGTGCCGCGATCGAAAAGGAAAATCCTGATATGAAGGATCTTCCGGATGTTTATTACGACGGGATCCTGAAGTTGGCTCGCTATTATACGAATAATGGGGAATACCAAAAAGCACTCCGTTATTTCCAATCTGTTCAACCTGACGAAGAAGAATTAAGAGAATACAGATTCTATTTAGGAAAGACCTACTACTATACCGGCTCACCGGATAGGGCGATCGGCCTCCTTCAGAAAGTAAGCGATTCAGCTGCCGCATATTATCTGCTCGCGAAGTGCTTTGCAGGCAAAGACGATATAGACGAGGCAATGTCTTATATCAAAAAAGCAGGAAATACTAATTCTTCCTTTTGGGGTTCTGCCGAAAGAGACAAGGCATTCCAAAAATATTCTAATAACGAGAACTTCCGTAAATTCCTAGAAACAAGAGGCGGAACTAGAGATCCTAAGAAAGTCGAGCCAAACGCCGACAAGGAAGATGGAGAAGGTTCTTCGGACGACTGA